In a genomic window of Candidatus Babeliales bacterium:
- a CDS encoding deoxyribonuclease IV: protein MIYNNKLGLHIRLKDSINQILDDALLYNVAYAQFFLTQTHRDSKYIKFSKEEQELFIQRKRELFSGIFVHSSYWINPASGKKSTQEVSRKLLKQEINLAERLEIPYIVLHSGSATWHQPELSPEENKLLGIKTLCSTLNAVLKDTTNVQILLENTAHGNLCLGSDFQDFVLIKEFLDYPEKVAFCLDFSHAFSFGYNLEKEAEFTDILEKTIGLTNLKLIHFNDSLEPMGSQKDRHAIPGEGLIGAPVLQSLIKNPAFSDIPKIIEVPLPEPEIMNITLRNISAW, encoded by the coding sequence TTGATTTATAACAACAAGCTGGGCTTACACATTCGCCTGAAAGACAGCATCAACCAGATACTGGACGATGCGTTGCTGTACAACGTTGCTTATGCGCAATTTTTCCTTACCCAAACACACCGCGATTCAAAATATATAAAATTTAGCAAAGAAGAGCAGGAGCTGTTTATTCAACGTAAACGCGAGCTTTTTTCGGGCATTTTTGTTCACAGCTCATACTGGATTAACCCTGCTTCGGGCAAAAAATCAACACAAGAAGTTTCACGCAAGCTCTTAAAACAGGAAATTAACCTGGCAGAGCGTCTTGAGATTCCTTACATTGTTTTACATTCCGGCTCGGCAACCTGGCACCAACCAGAGTTAAGCCCAGAGGAAAACAAGCTTTTAGGTATAAAAACGCTCTGCTCAACACTCAATGCTGTTTTAAAGGACACAACCAACGTTCAAATTTTGCTGGAAAATACTGCTCACGGCAACCTATGCCTGGGCAGTGACTTCCAAGACTTTGTCTTAATTAAAGAATTTCTCGATTATCCTGAAAAAGTGGCCTTTTGTTTAGATTTTTCGCATGCCTTCTCATTTGGCTATAATCTTGAAAAAGAGGCCGAATTTACCGATATTCTTGAAAAAACCATTGGTTTGACCAATCTAAAGCTCATTCATTTTAATGACTCTTTAGAACCAATGGGCAGCCAAAAAGATCGCCATGCAATTCCCGGAGAGGGCCTTATTGGGGCGCCCGTGCTGCAATCGCTCATCAAAAACCCCGCTTTTAGCGATATCCCTAAAATCATTGAAGTACCCCTTCCCGAACCTGAAATCATGAATATAACCCTAAGAAATATTTCAGCTTGGTAA
- a CDS encoding amino acid ABC transporter permease produces the protein MNSHSIDILLRYAPQLIDGFLATIELSCYAITCAFVLGSLCGIALSRHLRVPFLAPVLSAYIFVVRGVPFFVQLLMAYFVIPDLFGIDISPFCAAALALILCLAGYIAEIVRAGINSIPRGQWEACYVLGYTRLQALRFVIMPQMLANVWPALSNEITSGILTSSVVSHIGVLELTKVGSNIIAREMNPMLIYSAVAGLYLILTTIIIFASRMIERRLRYDHGE, from the coding sequence GGCAACTATTGAACTCTCGTGCTACGCAATTACCTGTGCGTTTGTGTTGGGCAGCTTGTGTGGTATCGCGCTGAGTAGGCATTTGCGGGTGCCATTTTTGGCACCGGTTCTTTCGGCCTACATTTTTGTAGTGCGTGGCGTGCCATTTTTTGTACAGTTGCTCATGGCATATTTTGTGATTCCCGATTTGTTTGGCATAGACATCTCGCCGTTTTGTGCGGCCGCACTGGCGCTGATTTTATGCTTGGCAGGTTACATTGCAGAAATTGTGCGTGCGGGCATTAACTCAATTCCGCGTGGGCAGTGGGAAGCGTGCTACGTGCTTGGTTATACCAGGCTGCAAGCGCTGCGCTTTGTAATTATGCCACAAATGCTTGCTAATGTTTGGCCAGCATTGTCTAACGAGATTACGTCAGGAATTCTTACGTCGTCAGTTGTGTCGCACATTGGCGTTCTTGAGTTGACAAAAGTTGGCAGCAATATTATTGCACGCGAAATGAATCCGATGTTGATTTATTCAGCTGTTGCCGGTTTGTACTTAATTTTGACAACTATTATTATTTTTGCTTCGCGCATGATTGAAAGGAGACTGCGTTATGATCACGGGGAATAA
- a CDS encoding class I SAM-dependent methyltransferase: MHIQGAYVYEGITVELYDLWFGSEPHEDQSFYEHFIRHGNGLALEVGSGTGRLLLPYLRNNLEVHGVEPSAQMMGVCQEKAEQFGLKPIIYQQYMQSLKIPYSYKTIFIPLCTFQLLVSRQEVLEALRRFYVHLEQGGRLLISLFMPTLQMLTAEQGVWSVRRATTRVEDNAHVVLSEAIQRNHFEQIETKWLKYEVYKNSQLAASYVKTMQLRWYSWHEFKMIIEKVGFRNVFMYGNYTHHEACEKNEVIVFSMQK; the protein is encoded by the coding sequence ATGCACATTCAAGGTGCTTATGTTTATGAAGGTATAACCGTTGAACTTTACGATTTGTGGTTTGGTTCAGAGCCGCACGAAGACCAATCATTTTACGAACACTTTATTCGTCACGGTAACGGGCTTGCTTTAGAAGTAGGCTCAGGGACTGGGCGGTTGTTGTTGCCATACCTACGCAACAACCTTGAAGTGCATGGTGTTGAACCTTCAGCGCAGATGATGGGTGTGTGCCAAGAAAAAGCCGAGCAGTTTGGCTTGAAGCCAATTATTTATCAGCAATACATGCAATCGCTTAAAATTCCATATTCATATAAAACAATTTTTATTCCCTTGTGTACTTTTCAGTTGTTAGTGAGCAGACAAGAGGTGTTGGAAGCATTGCGTCGTTTTTATGTTCATTTGGAACAAGGTGGGCGCTTGCTGATCTCATTATTTATGCCAACATTGCAAATGCTAACGGCAGAGCAGGGTGTTTGGTCGGTACGCCGCGCAACAACACGTGTTGAAGATAATGCGCATGTGGTGCTTTCTGAAGCGATTCAGCGTAATCACTTTGAGCAGATAGAAACAAAATGGCTCAAGTACGAAGTGTATAAAAACAGTCAGTTGGCAGCAAGCTACGTAAAAACGATGCAGCTACGCTGGTACAGTTGGCATGAATTTAAGATGATAATAGAAAAGGTGGGCTTTCGTAACGTATTTATGTACGGTAACTACACCCACCATGAAGCTTGTGAAAAAAACGAAGTTATCGTTTTTTCAATGCAAAAATAG
- the rplU gene encoding 50S ribosomal protein L21, protein MSEALAKPVFEKYAIFQTGGKQYQAIPGQTVAIEKIEGEAGTALSFSEVLFRKQGADKFEFGQPFVEGATIKASIVKQTQGPKIVIFKFKRRTKGRVRKGHRQPITVVRIENI, encoded by the coding sequence ATGAGTGAAGCATTAGCAAAGCCAGTTTTCGAAAAATACGCAATTTTTCAAACAGGCGGCAAACAATACCAAGCAATTCCAGGACAAACCGTCGCTATTGAAAAAATTGAAGGCGAAGCTGGAACAGCATTAAGTTTTTCTGAAGTTTTGTTCAGAAAACAAGGTGCCGACAAATTTGAATTCGGTCAACCATTTGTTGAAGGTGCAACCATCAAGGCAAGCATCGTTAAACAAACCCAAGGTCCGAAAATTGTTATTTTCAAATTCAAAAGACGTACTAAAGGCCGCGTAAGAAAAGGCCATCGTCAACCAATTACGGTTGTTCGAATCGAAAATATTTAA
- a CDS encoding ATP-binding cassette domain-containing protein, with the protein MITGNNVSLSFSAGRKLILDNVSFTIRPQAITAFFGRSGAGKTSLLRCMAGLVKKYEGTILVDGTDINKIPASVRVRHVGFVFQHFNLFPHMTVLQNCMQPLRLVATVFEDEAYTRAHAALEQVGMLAYADRYPAQLSGGQQQRVAIARALCLNPSVLLLDEPTASLDPQTTTELRELLISLRNVGKAIVVVSHDTNFLHNLFDVGYLLDHGKIVESYDTIAKNPSETTSLINNFLQG; encoded by the coding sequence ATGATCACGGGGAATAATGTTTCTTTATCATTCTCAGCGGGACGCAAGTTGATTCTTGATAATGTTTCGTTTACCATTCGGCCACAAGCAATTACTGCTTTTTTTGGCAGAAGCGGTGCCGGCAAAACATCGCTATTGCGTTGTATGGCTGGCTTGGTAAAAAAATATGAGGGTACCATTTTAGTTGATGGGACTGATATTAACAAAATACCTGCATCTGTGCGTGTGCGGCATGTTGGTTTTGTGTTTCAACATTTTAACTTGTTTCCGCATATGACCGTTTTGCAAAATTGTATGCAGCCATTAAGGCTGGTTGCAACGGTATTTGAAGACGAAGCGTACACGCGTGCTCATGCTGCTCTTGAGCAGGTGGGCATGCTGGCATATGCCGACCGTTACCCAGCGCAACTTTCTGGTGGGCAGCAGCAGCGCGTGGCAATTGCGCGTGCGCTGTGTTTAAATCCGAGTGTCTTGTTGCTTGATGAACCAACGGCATCGCTTGACCCACAAACAACGACTGAGTTGCGCGAGCTTTTGATTTCGCTGCGTAATGTGGGCAAAGCAATTGTGGTGGTAAGTCATGATACTAATTTTTTGCATAACTTGTTTGATGTGGGTTATTTGCTTGATCATGGCAAAATTGTTGAATCGTATGATACAATAGCTAAAAATCCGAGCGAGACTACATCATTGATTAATAATTTTTTACAAGGATAG